A stretch of Falco rusticolus isolate bFalRus1 chromosome 2, bFalRus1.pri, whole genome shotgun sequence DNA encodes these proteins:
- the GYG2 gene encoding glycogenin-2 isoform X2: MSVTDQAFVTLATDDVYCQGALVLGQSLRNHTTSRKLAVLITPEVSSGMRSVLRSVFDEVIKVDALDSADSVRLALMQRPELGVTFTKLHCWTLTHYSKCVFMDADTLVLCNVDELFDREEFSAAPDSGWPDCFNSGVFVFRPSLKTYNLLLRFAAEHGSFDGGDQGLLNSFFSNWATADIGKHLPFLYNLSSSAVYTYIPAFNHFGRDAKVVHFLGATKPWNYKYNLETKRVMQDSTTSGSFHQLSFLACWWNIYSASILPLLEELQKMEESGSEDCKHTFNGVEITLKKVSPYVANSLQMPVLPEQTYEKYPTVCSPEELAFKANNVAHSVSELSIHFRPEEPIPEDERRKWEEGRMDYMGKDAFEHIKKKLDAFLH; this comes from the exons TAACAGACCAAGCCTTTGTGACCCTTGCTACTGATGATGTGTACTGTCAAGGCGCTTTGGTTCTCGGACAGTCATTGAGGAACCATACAACATCTAGAAAACTGGCAGTACTAATTACTCCAGAGGTTTCCAGTGGGATGAG GTCTGTCCTTCGCAGCGTATTTGATGAAGTAATCAAAGTAGATGCACTTGACAGTGCTGACTCAGTCCGTTTGGCTCTGATGCAGAGGCCAGAACTGGGTGTAACCTTCACTAAGCTTCACTGTTGGACACTTACTCATTATAGCAAATGTGTCTTCATGGATGCAGACACTTTG GTGCTTTGCAACGTCGATGAATTGTTTGATCGAGAAGAGTTTTCAGCAGCTCCTGATTCTGGTTGGCCTGACTGCTTTAATAGTGGTGTATTTGTGTTCCGACCTTCTTTGAAAACTTACAACCTACTGCTGCGGTTTGCTGCTGAACATGGCAGCTTTGATG GAGGTGATCAAGGCTTGTTGAATAGTTTCTTCAGCAACTGGGCAACAGCCGATATTGGCAAACACTTACCTTTCCTCTATAACTtgagcagcagtgctgtatACACCTACATTCCTGCTTTCAATCA TTTTGGTAGAGATGCCAAAGTTGTTCACTTCTTGGGAGCGACAAAGCCCTGGAACTACAAATACAACCTTGAAACAAAAAGAGTGATGCAGGACAGCACCACCTCTGGATCTTTTCATCAACTGTCATTTCTTGCCTGCTGGTGGAATATATACAGTGCTAGTATATTGCCTTTGTTAGAAGAACTTCAAAAGATGGAAGAATCAGGATCTGAGGACTGCAAG cACACTTTCAATGGAGTtgaaattacactgaaaaaggTCAGTCCTTATGTGGCCAATTCGCTGCAAATGCCTGTGCTTCCAGAGCAGACGTATGAAAAATATCCCACAGTGTGTTCACCTGAAGAACTTGCTTTCAAAGCT AATAATGTCGCACATTCTGTTTCAGAGCTGTCTATTCACTTCAGACCAGAAGAACCAATCCCAGAAGATGAACGGAGAAAATGGGAGGAAGGGCGCATGGACTATATGGGCAAAGATGCTTTTGAACATATCAAAAAGAAATTGGATGCATTTTTACATTAA
- the GYG2 gene encoding glycogenin-2 isoform X1, producing the protein MSVTDQAFVTLATDDVYCQGALVLGQSLRNHTTSRKLAVLITPEVSSGMRSVLRSVFDEVIKVDALDSADSVRLALMQRPELGVTFTKLHCWTLTHYSKCVFMDADTLVLCNVDELFDREEFSAAPDSGWPDCFNSGVFVFRPSLKTYNLLLRFAAEHGSFDGGDQGLLNSFFSNWATADIGKHLPFLYNLSSSAVYTYIPAFNHFGRDAKVVHFLGATKPWNYKYNLETKRVMQDSTTSGSFHQLSFLACWWNIYSASILPLLEELQKMEESGSEDCKHTFNGVEITLKKVSPYVANSLQMPVLPEQTYEKYPTVCSPEELAFKAQPVCEVEQTGSNVHLGELDRPSEQLLFHPAFPETSELNNVAHSVSELSIHFRPEEPIPEDERRKWEEGRMDYMGKDAFEHIKKKLDAFLH; encoded by the exons TAACAGACCAAGCCTTTGTGACCCTTGCTACTGATGATGTGTACTGTCAAGGCGCTTTGGTTCTCGGACAGTCATTGAGGAACCATACAACATCTAGAAAACTGGCAGTACTAATTACTCCAGAGGTTTCCAGTGGGATGAG GTCTGTCCTTCGCAGCGTATTTGATGAAGTAATCAAAGTAGATGCACTTGACAGTGCTGACTCAGTCCGTTTGGCTCTGATGCAGAGGCCAGAACTGGGTGTAACCTTCACTAAGCTTCACTGTTGGACACTTACTCATTATAGCAAATGTGTCTTCATGGATGCAGACACTTTG GTGCTTTGCAACGTCGATGAATTGTTTGATCGAGAAGAGTTTTCAGCAGCTCCTGATTCTGGTTGGCCTGACTGCTTTAATAGTGGTGTATTTGTGTTCCGACCTTCTTTGAAAACTTACAACCTACTGCTGCGGTTTGCTGCTGAACATGGCAGCTTTGATG GAGGTGATCAAGGCTTGTTGAATAGTTTCTTCAGCAACTGGGCAACAGCCGATATTGGCAAACACTTACCTTTCCTCTATAACTtgagcagcagtgctgtatACACCTACATTCCTGCTTTCAATCA TTTTGGTAGAGATGCCAAAGTTGTTCACTTCTTGGGAGCGACAAAGCCCTGGAACTACAAATACAACCTTGAAACAAAAAGAGTGATGCAGGACAGCACCACCTCTGGATCTTTTCATCAACTGTCATTTCTTGCCTGCTGGTGGAATATATACAGTGCTAGTATATTGCCTTTGTTAGAAGAACTTCAAAAGATGGAAGAATCAGGATCTGAGGACTGCAAG cACACTTTCAATGGAGTtgaaattacactgaaaaaggTCAGTCCTTATGTGGCCAATTCGCTGCAAATGCCTGTGCTTCCAGAGCAGACGTATGAAAAATATCCCACAGTGTGTTCACCTGAAGAACTTGCTTTCAAAGCT CAACCTGTATGTGAAGTTGAACAAACTGGTTCTAACGTCCATCTCGGTGAGCTTGACAGACCTTCagaacagcttttatttcatcctGCGTTTCCGGAAACATCAGAACTG AATAATGTCGCACATTCTGTTTCAGAGCTGTCTATTCACTTCAGACCAGAAGAACCAATCCCAGAAGATGAACGGAGAAAATGGGAGGAAGGGCGCATGGACTATATGGGCAAAGATGCTTTTGAACATATCAAAAAGAAATTGGATGCATTTTTACATTAA
- the GYG2 gene encoding glycogenin-2 isoform X3, whose product MSVTDQAFVTLATDDVYCQGALVLGQSLRNHTTSRKLAVLITPEVSSGMRSVLRSVFDEVIKVDALDSADSVRLALMQRPELGVTFTKLHCWTLTHYSKCVFMDADTLVLCNVDELFDREEFSAAPDSGWPDCFNSGVFVFRPSLKTYNLLLRFAAEHGSFDGGDQGLLNSFFSNWATADIGKHLPFLYNLSSSAVYTYIPAFNHFGRDAKVVHFLGATKPWNYKYNLETKRVMQDSTTSGSFHQLSFLACWWNIYSASILPLLEELQKMEESGSEDCKHTFNGVEITLKKVSPYVANSLQMPVLPEQTYEKYPTVCSPEELAFKAWLYFSNLYVKLNKLVLTSISVSLTDLQNSFYFILRFRKHQN is encoded by the exons TAACAGACCAAGCCTTTGTGACCCTTGCTACTGATGATGTGTACTGTCAAGGCGCTTTGGTTCTCGGACAGTCATTGAGGAACCATACAACATCTAGAAAACTGGCAGTACTAATTACTCCAGAGGTTTCCAGTGGGATGAG GTCTGTCCTTCGCAGCGTATTTGATGAAGTAATCAAAGTAGATGCACTTGACAGTGCTGACTCAGTCCGTTTGGCTCTGATGCAGAGGCCAGAACTGGGTGTAACCTTCACTAAGCTTCACTGTTGGACACTTACTCATTATAGCAAATGTGTCTTCATGGATGCAGACACTTTG GTGCTTTGCAACGTCGATGAATTGTTTGATCGAGAAGAGTTTTCAGCAGCTCCTGATTCTGGTTGGCCTGACTGCTTTAATAGTGGTGTATTTGTGTTCCGACCTTCTTTGAAAACTTACAACCTACTGCTGCGGTTTGCTGCTGAACATGGCAGCTTTGATG GAGGTGATCAAGGCTTGTTGAATAGTTTCTTCAGCAACTGGGCAACAGCCGATATTGGCAAACACTTACCTTTCCTCTATAACTtgagcagcagtgctgtatACACCTACATTCCTGCTTTCAATCA TTTTGGTAGAGATGCCAAAGTTGTTCACTTCTTGGGAGCGACAAAGCCCTGGAACTACAAATACAACCTTGAAACAAAAAGAGTGATGCAGGACAGCACCACCTCTGGATCTTTTCATCAACTGTCATTTCTTGCCTGCTGGTGGAATATATACAGTGCTAGTATATTGCCTTTGTTAGAAGAACTTCAAAAGATGGAAGAATCAGGATCTGAGGACTGCAAG cACACTTTCAATGGAGTtgaaattacactgaaaaaggTCAGTCCTTATGTGGCCAATTCGCTGCAAATGCCTGTGCTTCCAGAGCAGACGTATGAAAAATATCCCACAGTGTGTTCACCTGAAGAACTTGCTTTCAAAGCT TGGCTGTATTTTAGCAACCTGTATGTGAAGTTGAACAAACTGGTTCTAACGTCCATCTCGGTGAGCTTGACAGACCTTCagaacagcttttatttcatcctGCGTTTCCGGAAACATCAGAACTG A